A single window of Gossypium arboreum isolate Shixiya-1 chromosome 13, ASM2569848v2, whole genome shotgun sequence DNA harbors:
- the LOC128286844 gene encoding chlorophyll a-b binding protein 8, chloroplastic-like yields the protein MCKFFEDGLNDDIKLKPSLIPAKTALPWFRTGVIPPARTYNYWADPYTLFVFEMALMGFAEHRRFQDWAKPGSMGKQYFLGFEKYLGGSGEPAYPGGPLFNPLGFGKDEKSLKDLKLKEVKNGRLAMLAILGYFMQGLVTGVGPYQNLLDHLADPFNNNVLTNLKFH from the exons atgtgtaaattTTTCGAGGATGgattaaatgatgatataaagct gaagccTAGTCTTATCCCAGCAAAAACAGCCCTCCCTTGGTTTAGAACTGGTGTGATCCCACCAGCAAGGACATACAACTATTGGGCAGACCCTTACACTTTGTTTGTATTCGAGATGGCACTCATGGGATTTGCAGAGCACAGAAGGTTCCAAGACTGGGCCAAACCAGGTTCAATGGGGAAACAATATTTCTTGGGGTTCGAGAAGTACCTTGGAGGGTCTGGTGAGCCGGCATACCCTGGAGGACCACTGTTTAACCCACTTGGTTTTGGGAAAGATGAGAAGTCATTGAAGGATTTGAAGCTGAAAGAAGTGAAGAATGGGAGATTGGCAATGTTGGCAATCTTGGGTTACTTCATGCAGGGGCTCGTGACAGGTGTAGGACCATACCAGAACCTGTTGGATCACTTGGCTGACCCTTTCAATAACAATGTCTTGACTAACCTCAAGTTCCATTAG
- the LOC108461445 gene encoding epidermis-specific secreted glycoprotein EP1-like has translation MRLIYLFLLTVFSIAKASVPPSETFQYVNEGELGDYIVEYDGDYRVLPPFSAPFQLCFYNTTPNAYTLALRMGLTRSESLFRWVWEANRGNPVRENATLTFGSDGNLVLADADGRIAWQTNTANKGVTGFKVLPNGNMVLHDSEGNFIWQSFDYPTDTLLAGQSLRLGGATKLVSRASAINNSDGPYSLVMESKALVLYYKASNTPRPILYFNHEYWVNVRKGPLEYVKFDSTSEDDEGTAYGLNLEYQVANSSTGGTLQIGRPNYNSTLSFLRLTMDGNLKVYTYYSPVFVSAWEVTFTLFSRDSFWGSECQLPERCGKFGLCEDSQCVACPSPNGLLGWSKDCDVKKLSSCNEKDFTYYKLEGVDHFMTTYTRGNAIKQDDCGNKCTRDCKCLGYFYNQETSRCWMAYDLKTLTRVANSTHVAFIKAPKNSNLSFSF, from the coding sequence ATGCGGTTGATATACCTCTTCTTGCTAACAGTCTTTTCCATTGCTAAAGCTTCGGTTCCACCTTCTGAGACCTTTCAATATGTCAATGAAGGAGAACTAGGAGACTATATCGTAGAGTACGATGGTGATTATCGAGTTTTACCACCTTTCAGTGCCCCATTCCAACTCTGCTTCTACAACACCACCCCCAATGCATATACCCTAGCCTTGCGTATGGGGCTTACGCGGTCCGAATCGTTGTTCCGGTGGGTATGGGAAGCTAACCGAGGGAACCCAGTTCGGGAAAACGCCACGTTAACGTTCGGAAGTGACGGAAACCTTGTCTTGGCCGATGCCGATGGCCGGATTGCTTGGCAAACCAACACGGCTAACAAAGGCGTGACCGGGTTCAAAGTACTTCCTAACGGGAACATGGTGCTTCATGATTCCGAAGGTAACTTTATCTGGCAAAGTTTTGATTATCCCACTGATACCCTATTAGCAGGCCAATCCCTTCGCCTTGGTGGTGCAACCAAGTTAGTGAGTCGGGCCTCTGCTATCAATAACTCAGACGGTCCTTATAGCCTGGTCATGGAATCCAAAGCATTAGTTTTGTACTATAAGGCCTCAAATACCCCTAGGCCAATTCTTTATTTCAATCATGAGTATTGGGTAAATGTGAGGAAGGGTCCCTTAGAATACGTCAAATTCGATTCCACCTCGGAAGATGATGAGGGTACTGCCTATGGGCTAAATCTAGAGTATCAAGTAGCTAATTCTTCTACCGGAGGGACTCTACAGATCGGAAGGCCAAATTACAACAGTACATTATCGTTTCTTCGACTTACAATGGATGGAAACCTTAAGGTTTACACCTACTATAGCCCTGTATTTGTAAGTGCATGGGAGGTAACCTTCACTCTTTTCTCCAGAGATTCATTCTGGGGTAGTGAATGCCAATTGCCTGAACGATGTGGGAAATTCGGGCTTTGTGAGGACAGTCAATGCGTGGCTTGCCCATCGCCAAATGGGCTGTTGGGTTGGAGTAAAGATTGCGACGTCAAGAAATTATCAAGTTGTAACGAGAAGGATTTCACTTATTACAAACTGGAAGGGGTAGATCACTTTATGACTACTTACACAAGAGGAAATGCCATCAAACAGGATGACTGTGGCAACAAATGCACTAGGGATTGCAAATGTTTGGGTTACTTCTACAACCAGGAAACCTCAAGGTGTTGGATGGCTTATGATCTCAAAACCCTAACACGAGTTGCAAATTCAACCCATGTGGCTTTCATCAAGGCTCCAAAAAATTCCAATTTAAGCTTTTCTTTTTAA